The following coding sequences are from one Seonamhaeicola sp. ML3 window:
- a CDS encoding RNA polymerase sigma factor RpoD/SigA produces the protein MRQLKITKQVTNRETASLDKYLQEIGKVDLITADEEVELAQRIKAGDQIALEKLTKANLRFVVSVAKQYQNQGLTLPDLINEGNLGLIKAAQRFDETRGFKFISYAVWWIRQSILQALAEQSRIVRLPLNKIGSINKINKTFAFLEQSHERPPSAEEIAKELDMTINDVKESMKNSGRHVSMDAPLVEGEDSNLYDVLNSGESPNPDKELLHESLRTEIERALETLTPREADVIRLYFGLGNQHPMTLEEIGETFDLTRERVRQIKEKAIRRLKHTSRSKILKTYLG, from the coding sequence ATGAGACAACTTAAAATTACGAAGCAGGTTACTAATAGAGAAACGGCTTCCCTAGACAAGTATTTACAAGAAATTGGGAAGGTAGATCTTATTACTGCGGATGAAGAAGTGGAGTTAGCACAGCGTATAAAAGCGGGTGACCAAATTGCTCTGGAAAAATTAACAAAGGCTAATTTACGTTTCGTAGTATCGGTAGCTAAACAATATCAAAACCAAGGACTTACATTACCGGATCTTATTAACGAAGGAAACCTTGGATTAATTAAAGCTGCACAACGTTTTGACGAGACTCGTGGTTTTAAATTTATCTCTTATGCGGTTTGGTGGATACGTCAGTCCATTCTTCAAGCATTAGCTGAACAATCTAGGATTGTACGATTACCTCTAAATAAAATTGGTTCGATCAACAAAATCAATAAGACCTTTGCTTTTTTAGAGCAAAGTCATGAACGACCACCAAGTGCCGAGGAAATTGCTAAAGAGCTAGACATGACAATTAACGACGTAAAAGAATCTATGAAGAATTCTGGTCGTCATGTTAGTATGGATGCGCCCCTTGTTGAAGGTGAAGACTCAAACTTGTACGATGTTTTAAATAGTGGCGAATCTCCAAATCCTGATAAAGAATTACTACACGAATCTTTAAGAACCGAGATAGAACGTGCACTAGAAACACTAACACCTCGAGAAGCTGATGTTATTCGTTTGTACTTTGGTCTAGGAAACCAACACCCTATGACGCTTGAAGAAATTGGAGAAACTTTCGATTTAACAAGAGAGCGTGTTAGACAAATTAAGGAAAAAGCTATTCGTAGATTAAAACATACGTCTAGAAGCAAAATATTAAAAACTTATTTAGGATAA
- a CDS encoding BLUF domain-containing protein gives MIKTICYLSDSIAHESMEKLETLYLKARANNKKNNITGVLIYNNLNFLQVLEGEEEVVNATFDRIRFDRRHRNIFEVINTTVDVRIFEDYNFGFTIVNSKSELKNLYDYLEWLRNGDHKLANDVINMVENFIDRKS, from the coding sequence ATGATTAAAACCATTTGTTATTTAAGTGATTCTATAGCCCACGAATCTATGGAAAAGTTAGAAACACTCTATCTTAAGGCAAGGGCGAATAACAAAAAAAACAACATTACTGGAGTATTAATCTACAACAATCTTAATTTCTTACAAGTTCTTGAAGGAGAAGAAGAGGTAGTGAACGCCACGTTTGACAGAATTCGGTTTGACAGAAGACACAGGAATATTTTCGAGGTAATTAACACTACCGTAGATGTACGGATTTTCGAAGATTACAATTTTGGCTTTACCATTGTTAATAGTAAATCAGAACTAAAAAATCTTTACGACTACTTAGAATGGTTAAGAAATGGAGACCACAAACTAGCTAATGATGTCATAAACATGGTTGAAAACTTTATAGACAGGAAGTCCTAG
- the rpe gene encoding ribulose-phosphate 3-epimerase yields MNSKLIAPSILAADFANLQRDIEMVNNSDADWFHIDVMDGHFVPNISYGMPVIEAIKKHAKKPLDVHLMIEKPERYIEEFARIGADIITVHYEATVHLHRTLTQIENVGCKAGVVLNLTTPVSVLEDILPKCYMVLLMSINPGFGGQKFEDITYDRVKKLRQMVNEKGLDTRIEIDGGVSNKNIKALVEAGADTFVAGSYIFKSDNQTETIKDLKVLANS; encoded by the coding sequence ATGAATTCTAAACTAATAGCACCCTCTATTCTGGCGGCTGATTTCGCAAATCTACAGCGAGATATTGAAATGGTTAATAATAGTGATGCAGATTGGTTTCATATTGATGTGATGGATGGTCATTTTGTACCCAACATTTCTTATGGCATGCCCGTTATAGAAGCTATTAAGAAGCATGCTAAAAAGCCTTTGGATGTTCACTTAATGATAGAAAAACCTGAGCGCTACATTGAGGAATTCGCTCGAATTGGTGCAGATATTATCACTGTTCACTATGAAGCTACGGTGCACTTACACCGAACTCTAACACAAATAGAAAATGTAGGCTGTAAAGCTGGTGTTGTACTCAATTTAACTACACCTGTATCGGTTCTAGAAGATATTTTACCTAAGTGCTACATGGTACTCTTAATGTCCATTAATCCAGGTTTTGGTGGTCAAAAATTCGAGGACATCACTTATGATAGAGTTAAGAAACTAAGACAAATGGTTAACGAAAAAGGCTTAGATACTCGTATAGAAATTGACGGAGGTGTATCCAATAAAAACATTAAAGCACTTGTAGAGGCTGGTGCAGACACGTTTGTTGCCGGCAGTTATATTTTCAAAAGTGACAACCAGACTGAAACCATTAAAGACTTAAAGGTTCTAGCTAACTCTTAG
- a CDS encoding CBS domain-containing protein, with protein MRHHIPVATIMTKALITLTLSDDLQKAEKLFEKHKIRHIPIVSNETLLGILSFTDLMRISYAELSEDDSDTVDSLVFNMFSIEQVMVKDVFTVNSKTSIKQVAAILAEKEFHALPVVDNDKLVGIVTTTDVLKYFAEL; from the coding sequence ATGAGACATCATATCCCCGTAGCAACAATAATGACTAAGGCGTTAATTACTTTAACACTTTCTGATGACTTACAAAAAGCCGAAAAACTTTTCGAAAAGCATAAAATAAGGCATATTCCAATAGTGTCTAACGAAACACTTTTGGGGATATTAAGTTTTACAGATTTAATGCGTATAAGTTATGCGGAATTGTCTGAAGATGACTCAGATACCGTCGACTCATTAGTTTTTAATATGTTTAGCATTGAACAGGTTATGGTTAAAGATGTTTTTACCGTAAATAGTAAAACTTCCATAAAGCAGGTTGCAGCAATACTCGCCGAGAAGGAATTTCATGCACTACCAGTAGTTGATAACGATAAATTGGTTGGAATAGTAACAACCACAGACGTTTTAAAATATTTTGCTGAACTTTAA
- a CDS encoding CBS domain-containing protein: MIRKAPITMIMTEPVITLNRTDSLEKAEYLFKHHHIRHIPVVEDKEVIGMLSYTDLQRLSFIDITTENQLDTDAMVYNMFTINQIMKKKVVSVCTSNSIKEVAEVLASREFHALPVLENNQLVGIVTTTDLIRYLIKQF, translated from the coding sequence ATGATTCGAAAAGCACCTATTACGATGATTATGACAGAGCCGGTCATTACATTAAACAGAACAGATTCATTAGAAAAGGCCGAGTATTTATTCAAACACCACCACATAAGACATATTCCAGTGGTAGAGGATAAAGAGGTTATTGGTATGTTAAGTTATACCGATTTACAACGCTTGAGCTTTATTGATATCACCACAGAAAATCAGTTGGATACAGATGCCATGGTATACAATATGTTTACTATTAACCAAATTATGAAAAAGAAGGTGGTAAGTGTGTGTACATCAAATTCTATAAAAGAAGTAGCCGAAGTCCTTGCGAGCAGAGAGTTTCACGCCCTTCCAGTTTTAGAAAACAATCAATTAGTAGGTATTGTAACTACAACAGACTTGATTAGGTATCTTATAAAACAGTTTTAG
- a CDS encoding ATP-dependent Clp protease adaptor ClpS, giving the protein MSTKEKLQEELEVLEQETNLNEIVLYNDDVNTFDHVIETLIHACDHTAEQAEQCSIIVHYKGKCTVKTGEYNDLEPRCTILLNAGLSAEIV; this is encoded by the coding sequence ATGAGTACAAAAGAAAAATTACAGGAAGAATTAGAGGTCTTAGAACAAGAAACTAATTTAAATGAAATTGTGTTGTATAACGATGATGTAAACACTTTCGATCATGTTATAGAAACACTCATTCACGCTTGCGACCATACAGCCGAACAGGCTGAGCAGTGCTCGATTATTGTACACTATAAGGGTAAATGCACAGTTAAAACTGGTGAGTATAACGATTTAGAACCACGTTGCACCATACTATTAAATGCGGGTTTAAGTGCGGAAATAGTTTAA
- the prmA gene encoding 50S ribosomal protein L11 methyltransferase codes for MSNTIYIGYEFKVEPLQPVVEILIAELGYAGFESFVENETGVTAYIQKEEWNASILDDIHILNSDEFEIAYTFSEIEQTNWNAEWEKNFNPIVVDDVCAVRAPFHDKFDTEYDIVIEPKMSFGTGHHETTHMMIQHILKNDFDEKSVLDMGCGTGVLAILAEMKGAKPIEAIDIDNWCYLNSLENVARNNCNEITVFEGDASLLEGKTYDVIIANINRNILLQDMNTYTACLKKGGVLFLSGFYNSDIPTIDAEVTKYGLTIQETLEHNNWVALKYA; via the coding sequence ATGTCTAACACCATTTACATAGGTTACGAGTTTAAAGTTGAACCGTTGCAACCCGTAGTAGAAATCCTTATTGCAGAATTAGGTTACGCCGGTTTTGAAAGTTTTGTTGAAAACGAAACGGGTGTTACTGCATATATCCAAAAAGAAGAATGGAATGCATCGATTTTAGATGATATTCACATTTTGAATTCCGATGAATTCGAAATCGCCTATACGTTTTCTGAAATAGAACAAACCAATTGGAATGCCGAATGGGAAAAAAACTTTAATCCTATTGTAGTAGATGATGTTTGTGCCGTTAGGGCGCCATTCCACGATAAGTTTGATACCGAATATGACATCGTTATCGAACCAAAAATGAGTTTTGGTACGGGACACCATGAAACTACCCATATGATGATTCAGCATATTTTAAAAAATGATTTTGATGAGAAATCGGTTTTAGATATGGGCTGCGGCACAGGTGTTTTGGCTATTCTAGCTGAAATGAAAGGCGCAAAGCCCATTGAAGCTATCGATATCGATAATTGGTGCTATTTGAACAGTTTGGAGAACGTAGCGCGTAATAACTGCAATGAAATTACAGTTTTTGAGGGAGACGCCTCTTTATTGGAAGGCAAAACATATGATGTGATTATTGCTAACATTAATAGAAACATTTTGCTTCAGGATATGAACACCTATACCGCTTGCTTAAAAAAAGGTGGTGTGTTGTTTTTAAGTGGGTTTTACAATAGTGATATACCCACCATTGATGCTGAGGTTACTAAATACGGACTTACAATTCAGGAGACTTTAGAACATAATAATTGGGTAGCCTTGAAGTATGCTTAG
- the tpiA gene encoding triose-phosphate isomerase has protein sequence MRKNIVAGNWKMNNDLSQTEALLADLTQQTKTSNAEVMVAPTYPNLYQAFNVLKPTGIEVIAQNMHFAENGAYTGEVSAAMLKSVGVQTVILGHSERREYFNETDELLAKKVDAALANEMSVIFCFGEELADRKAGNEEAVVESQIKNALFHLEASAFKNIILAYEPVWAIGTGETASPEQAQDMHAFIRKTLADKYGAEVADSVSILYGGSVKPANAQEIFSKPDVDGGLIGGASLKAEDFFAIVNAF, from the coding sequence ATGAGAAAAAATATCGTTGCCGGAAACTGGAAAATGAATAACGATTTATCACAAACTGAAGCGTTATTGGCAGATTTAACACAACAAACAAAAACCTCTAATGCAGAGGTGATGGTAGCACCAACATACCCAAACTTATATCAAGCCTTTAATGTTTTAAAACCAACAGGCATTGAAGTGATTGCTCAAAACATGCACTTTGCTGAAAATGGAGCTTATACAGGTGAAGTTAGTGCAGCTATGTTAAAGAGCGTAGGTGTACAGACTGTTATCTTAGGTCACAGTGAACGTAGAGAATATTTCAACGAAACCGATGAGCTTCTTGCTAAGAAAGTGGATGCTGCTTTAGCGAATGAAATGAGCGTGATTTTCTGTTTTGGTGAAGAATTAGCCGATAGAAAAGCAGGAAACGAAGAAGCGGTAGTTGAAAGCCAAATTAAAAATGCATTGTTTCATCTAGAAGCTTCTGCATTTAAAAATATCATTTTAGCCTACGAACCTGTTTGGGCTATTGGTACTGGTGAAACTGCTTCGCCAGAGCAAGCGCAAGATATGCATGCGTTCATTAGAAAAACATTAGCAGACAAATACGGAGCTGAAGTTGCAGATTCTGTGTCTATTCTTTATGGAGGAAGCGTAAAGCCAGCCAATGCTCAAGAGATTTTCTCTAAACCTGATGTAGATGGTGGATTAATTGGAGGTGCTTCTTTAAAAGCCGAAGATTTCTTCGCTATTGTAAATGCATTCTAA
- a CDS encoding TlpA disulfide reductase family protein, producing the protein MNILIVLLISLFSCAEPPTQFSQEALNDTFITLEGNEVAFESILERHKGKTIVIDVWASWCGDCLRGMPKVKDLQSKYNDVAYVFLSLDRGQVAWKKGIKKYGVVGDHYFMQSGWKGAFGKFLDLDWIPRYLVINEASEIVVFDVIKANDKKLIKALKK; encoded by the coding sequence ATGAATATACTTATTGTTCTGCTAATTAGTCTCTTTAGCTGTGCCGAACCTCCAACACAATTTAGTCAAGAAGCCTTAAATGATACCTTTATCACTCTTGAAGGAAATGAAGTTGCCTTTGAATCTATTTTAGAAAGACATAAAGGAAAAACTATCGTTATTGATGTATGGGCATCATGGTGCGGCGATTGTTTACGTGGTATGCCTAAGGTGAAAGATTTACAGTCTAAATACAATGATGTTGCTTATGTGTTTTTATCATTAGATAGAGGACAAGTGGCTTGGAAAAAAGGCATTAAGAAATACGGGGTAGTCGGTGATCATTATTTCATGCAATCTGGATGGAAAGGTGCCTTTGGGAAATTTCTTGATTTAGATTGGATTCCCAGATATTTGGTGATTAATGAAGCCAGCGAAATCGTTGTATTTGATGTTATTAAAGCTAATGACAAAAAACTTATTAAGGCTTTAAAAAAATAA
- a CDS encoding ABC transporter permease, whose translation MITYLLNKITYALLTLFGVITVIFFLFNVLPGDPAQMMLGQNEDTEQLALVKKKYGFDKPISTQYFYYLNDLSPISFHSSSKEDYTALQSGKYSATKLFSIGNTTTVLKFPYLRESFTKQGKRVTEVLGETLPNTFVLAVSAIIIAILLGIALGIVSALFKDQWLDKVIQVVSTLGMSVPSFFSAILFAWVFGFVLHEYTNLEMTGSLYELDDFGEAMHIKWKNLILPAIVLGIRPLAVVIQLMRNSLLEVFNQDYIRTARAKGLSEFQIIKKHAIKNAMNPVVTAISGWFASMLAGAVFVEYIFGWNGLGKEIVNALNTLDLPVIMGAVLVIATMFVMINIFVDLIYAWLDPKVKLN comes from the coding sequence CTGATAACCTATTTACTAAATAAAATCACTTACGCCTTACTCACCTTATTTGGAGTAATAACCGTCATATTCTTTTTATTTAACGTGCTACCTGGAGACCCTGCTCAAATGATGTTGGGGCAAAATGAGGATACAGAACAATTAGCTTTGGTAAAAAAGAAATACGGATTTGATAAGCCTATATCTACGCAGTATTTCTATTATTTAAATGATTTGTCTCCAATTTCATTTCACTCTAGCTCCAAAGAAGATTATACCGCTTTACAAAGTGGAAAATATTCGGCAACTAAACTATTTTCAATTGGAAACACGACTACGGTTTTAAAATTCCCATACTTGAGGGAATCGTTTACAAAACAGGGAAAACGAGTTACTGAGGTTTTAGGAGAAACCTTGCCTAATACTTTTGTTTTGGCAGTATCAGCGATTATAATAGCCATTCTTTTGGGAATTGCTCTAGGTATAGTTTCAGCGTTGTTTAAAGATCAATGGTTGGATAAGGTTATTCAAGTGGTGAGTACTTTAGGAATGAGTGTGCCTTCTTTTTTTAGTGCCATTCTGTTTGCCTGGGTGTTTGGGTTTGTATTGCATGAGTATACTAACCTAGAAATGACAGGAAGCCTTTATGAACTGGATGATTTTGGTGAGGCCATGCATATAAAATGGAAGAATTTAATATTGCCGGCCATTGTTTTAGGCATTCGCCCCTTAGCTGTGGTGATTCAGCTTATGCGAAATTCTTTGTTGGAAGTTTTTAATCAGGACTATATTAGAACTGCCAGAGCTAAAGGTTTAAGTGAGTTTCAAATTATAAAAAAACATGCTATAAAAAATGCTATGAATCCCGTAGTTACGGCTATTTCGGGTTGGTTTGCATCCATGTTAGCCGGAGCAGTTTTTGTGGAGTATATTTTTGGTTGGAACGGTTTGGGGAAAGAAATCGTAAATGCCTTGAATACATTGGATCTGCCTGTCATCATGGGGGCTGTATTGGTTATAGCTACCATGTTTGTAATGATTAATATTTTTGTCGACTTAATCTATGCTTGGTTAGATCCAAAAGTAAAACTTAACTAA
- a CDS encoding BT_3928 family protein, protein MKPLVALSRIFVGVLFIISGFIKLNDPLGFSYKLQEYFSPEVLNVPFLEPYALGISVFVVVFEVVLGMFLLIGYKPKFTIWSLLLMIVFFTFLTFYSAYFDKVKDCGCFGDALKLTPWESFAKDVILLVLILLLFFGIKHIKPVFGKLPTTVLALLSFIVSLWFGYHVLMHLPAIDFRAYKIGNNITEGMIIPEDAPKPVLEYSWKFNVNGEEQVIVTDGSYPSVEGEFISVDTKVLEEGYSPSVVDFSMESDEEDLTEHFLNQENLIVIISYNLDKIEYEGAKKLKAFSETAEKNGYQVIGLTASGPETKQRINEAYKLSFTWYLCDEKVLKTVVRSNPGILELDKGTVMQKVHWNDIEDLELPKVERKYELLNLNNRGNLFLTNGKMSTKSDFDKLNQDDITKLYVVEDEEVLKSINEANNSEYTSFIEVELKPQYKEH, encoded by the coding sequence ATGAAACCATTAGTAGCATTATCAAGAATATTCGTTGGAGTCCTTTTTATTATTTCAGGGTTTATTAAGCTCAATGACCCGCTTGGGTTTTCTTATAAGTTACAAGAGTATTTTAGCCCTGAGGTTTTAAATGTACCCTTTTTAGAACCCTATGCTTTGGGGATTTCGGTATTTGTGGTTGTTTTTGAGGTCGTGCTAGGTATGTTTCTACTAATTGGTTATAAACCGAAATTCACAATATGGAGTTTACTGTTAATGATTGTGTTTTTCACATTTTTAACGTTCTATTCAGCTTACTTTGATAAAGTGAAAGACTGTGGTTGTTTTGGCGATGCCTTAAAACTAACACCTTGGGAAAGCTTTGCAAAAGATGTTATTCTATTGGTGTTGATTCTCCTGCTATTCTTCGGAATAAAACACATTAAACCAGTTTTTGGAAAACTACCAACTACAGTTTTGGCTCTATTGAGTTTTATAGTGAGTTTATGGTTTGGGTATCATGTTTTGATGCATTTGCCAGCTATCGATTTCAGAGCTTATAAAATTGGAAATAATATTACCGAAGGCATGATTATTCCGGAAGATGCGCCTAAGCCTGTATTGGAATATAGTTGGAAGTTTAATGTGAATGGGGAAGAGCAAGTAATTGTTACCGATGGTTCTTATCCCTCAGTAGAAGGTGAATTTATAAGTGTTGACACAAAAGTTTTAGAGGAAGGGTATTCGCCTTCAGTAGTCGATTTCTCTATGGAGAGTGATGAGGAAGATTTAACCGAACACTTTTTAAACCAAGAAAATCTAATAGTAATCATATCCTATAATTTAGATAAGATAGAATATGAAGGCGCCAAGAAGTTAAAGGCCTTCTCTGAAACTGCTGAAAAGAATGGATATCAAGTTATTGGCTTAACAGCATCTGGTCCTGAAACTAAACAACGTATAAATGAAGCCTACAAACTTAGTTTTACATGGTATCTATGTGATGAAAAAGTATTGAAAACGGTAGTGCGCTCTAATCCAGGAATTTTAGAGTTGGATAAGGGAACGGTGATGCAAAAAGTACATTGGAATGATATTGAGGATTTAGAGTTGCCAAAAGTTGAAAGAAAGTATGAACTTCTAAATTTAAATAATCGAGGTAATTTGTTTCTCACAAATGGAAAGATGTCAACTAAATCTGATTTTGATAAATTAAATCAAGATGATATAACTAAACTATATGTGGTAGAAGATGAAGAGGTCTTGAAATCAATAAATGAAGCCAACAATTCAGAGTATACTTCTTTTATAGAAGTAGAACTAAAACCACAATATAAAGAACACTGA
- a CDS encoding DUF1599 domain-containing protein gives MQDTSKQYNDVIDTCKSLFKKKMTDYGSAWRILRLPSLTDQIFIKAQRIRGLQENDVRKVDEGQESEFIGIINYCVMALIQIEKGVVEQPDLETDEAVELYEKHIGITKKLMEDKNHDYGEAWRDMRVSSLTDLILQKLLRVKQIEDNAGKTLVSEGIDANYQDMINYAVFALIHLSES, from the coding sequence ATGCAAGATACTTCAAAACAATACAATGATGTCATTGATACCTGTAAAAGTTTATTCAAAAAGAAAATGACCGATTATGGCAGTGCTTGGCGGATATTAAGACTACCATCTTTAACCGACCAAATTTTTATAAAAGCACAGCGCATTAGAGGGTTGCAGGAGAATGATGTTAGGAAAGTTGATGAAGGACAGGAAAGCGAGTTTATAGGGATTATAAACTATTGTGTGATGGCATTGATTCAAATTGAAAAAGGGGTTGTTGAACAACCGGATTTAGAGACTGATGAGGCCGTTGAATTGTATGAAAAGCATATTGGTATTACCAAAAAATTAATGGAGGATAAAAACCATGATTATGGTGAGGCTTGGCGAGATATGAGAGTGAGTAGTTTAACCGATTTGATATTACAAAAATTGCTCCGTGTAAAACAAATTGAAGACAATGCTGGTAAAACTTTGGTAAGCGAAGGTATTGATGCCAATTATCAGGACATGATTAACTATGCAGTTTTTGCGCTTATTCACTTAAGTGAAAGTTAA
- the folP gene encoding dihydropteroate synthase, which yields MTINCKGKLIDLASPKVMGILNITPDSFFDGGKYNDEKEILRQVDKMLSGGATFIDVGAYSSRPGADFLSEKEELKRIVPIVELILEHFPETLISVDTYRAKVARKCIEVGAALINDISGGKMDEYMLQTVADLQVPYIMMHMRGNPKTMQGLTDYDDLVKDIIFYFSERIVTARALGVIDIIIDPGFGFAKTLEQNYELLSKLELFKMTDKPLLVGISRKSMIYKLLETTPDKALNATTSLNTVALQKGASILRVHDVKEAMECVKLVEMLSQ from the coding sequence ATGACCATTAATTGCAAAGGAAAACTCATTGATTTGGCGTCACCAAAAGTGATGGGGATTTTAAATATTACCCCTGATTCTTTTTTTGACGGAGGGAAGTACAATGATGAAAAGGAAATACTAAGACAGGTTGATAAAATGTTAAGCGGAGGTGCTACTTTTATTGATGTGGGCGCTTATAGTTCGCGACCGGGAGCTGATTTTTTGAGTGAGAAAGAAGAACTTAAACGTATTGTCCCAATTGTTGAATTAATCCTAGAACATTTCCCTGAAACTTTAATTTCTGTTGACACTTATAGAGCAAAAGTCGCCAGAAAATGTATAGAAGTTGGAGCGGCATTGATAAACGATATTTCTGGTGGCAAAATGGATGAATACATGCTACAAACGGTTGCCGATTTACAAGTTCCATACATTATGATGCACATGCGTGGCAACCCGAAAACCATGCAAGGACTGACCGATTATGACGATTTGGTTAAAGACATCATTTTCTATTTTTCTGAACGTATTGTAACCGCTAGGGCTTTAGGTGTTATTGATATTATTATTGACCCAGGTTTTGGATTCGCAAAAACCCTTGAACAGAACTATGAACTTTTGAGCAAACTTGAATTATTCAAAATGACTGACAAACCTTTGTTGGTTGGCATTTCAAGAAAATCCATGATTTATAAACTTTTGGAAACTACACCCGATAAAGCTTTAAATGCCACAACATCATTAAATACGGTTGCCTTACAAAAAGGCGCTTCCATTTTACGTGTGCATGATGTAAAAGAAGCTATGGAATGTGTTAAACTAGTTGAGATGTTAAGTCAATAA
- a CDS encoding DNA integrity scanning protein DisA nucleotide-binding domain protein — protein sequence MDIFNDILNLRFIDYLDVVLVALLLYYLYKLVKGTVAINIFLGIIIIYGAWKLTEFLDMELLSGIFGGFMKVGLIALIVVFQPEIRKFLLMVGSTNFGRRVKFLQRFNFLKTDVTNATNVDAIVSACNKMSMSKTGALIVFERNNNLDFLTSSGDEMNIQVTQPIIESIFFKNSPLHDGAIIVSNNVVKATRVILPVNNEKKIPLRFGLRHRAAIGVTEKTDALALAVSEETGHISYFKDGEFIAFEDSSELITLIKKDLV from the coding sequence TTGGACATCTTTAACGACATTTTAAACCTACGCTTTATAGATTATCTTGATGTTGTTCTGGTGGCTCTTCTACTCTACTACCTTTATAAACTAGTTAAGGGTACTGTTGCCATAAATATCTTTTTGGGAATCATTATTATTTACGGCGCATGGAAACTCACTGAGTTTCTAGACATGGAATTGCTTTCTGGTATTTTTGGTGGTTTTATGAAAGTTGGGCTTATTGCATTAATTGTAGTGTTTCAACCCGAAATCAGGAAGTTCTTATTAATGGTTGGCTCCACAAACTTTGGTAGGCGCGTTAAGTTTTTACAACGTTTTAATTTCTTAAAAACCGATGTCACCAATGCTACAAATGTTGATGCTATTGTTTCGGCTTGCAACAAAATGTCTATGTCTAAAACGGGGGCTTTAATTGTTTTTGAACGCAACAATAACCTGGATTTCTTAACCTCCTCTGGTGATGAAATGAATATACAGGTTACCCAACCTATTATTGAAAGTATCTTTTTTAAGAATAGTCCGTTGCATGATGGCGCCATTATAGTGAGTAATAACGTGGTTAAGGCCACAAGAGTTATTCTTCCTGTTAATAATGAAAAGAAGATTCCTTTACGCTTTGGCCTGCGCCACAGAGCTGCTATTGGAGTAACCGAAAAGACTGATGCTTTAGCTTTAGCAGTTAGTGAAGAAACCGGTCATATATCCTATTTTAAAGATGGTGAGTTTATCGCTTTTGAAGATAGCTCTGAATTGATAACATTGATTAAAAAAGATTTGGTGTAA